In Paenibacillus sonchi, a single genomic region encodes these proteins:
- a CDS encoding peptidase U32 family protein gives MNNKPELLATAASLEEAAVLLKAGADALLIGDDRFGMRLAGHFSLEDTAKVVKLAHEQGRKVYAGLGGLMPNRLLDELPAYVQAIGELGVDGIEFGDPAVLAAVKREAPLLKLHWNAEMTSTNYATANYWGRKGASRVVLARELNMDEMTEMVPLLEVEAQVQVHGMTNIYHSKRKLVASYMSHQGRPSDGGSLGKERGLFLIEAERPNEKFPIYEDENGTHIMSSDDICILEDLHFLLKAGVHSLKIEGLLKPVAYNAAVVKAYRHTIDLYAADPEGYVFQESWMDGIRALQDPERELSFGFFYKEQVY, from the coding sequence ATGAATAACAAACCGGAGCTGCTGGCGACAGCGGCTTCCTTGGAAGAAGCGGCTGTACTGCTGAAAGCCGGAGCCGATGCGCTGCTGATTGGCGATGACCGCTTTGGCATGCGTCTGGCAGGCCACTTCTCGCTGGAAGATACTGCTAAGGTCGTTAAGCTGGCTCATGAGCAGGGCCGCAAGGTCTATGCAGGCCTCGGCGGCCTGATGCCGAACCGCCTGCTGGACGAGCTTCCCGCTTATGTACAAGCGATTGGGGAGCTGGGTGTAGACGGCATTGAATTCGGCGATCCGGCAGTGCTTGCCGCCGTAAAGAGGGAAGCCCCGCTGTTGAAGCTGCATTGGAACGCGGAAATGACCTCAACCAACTACGCCACAGCCAATTACTGGGGCCGCAAGGGCGCTTCGCGGGTCGTTCTGGCCCGTGAGCTGAATATGGACGAAATGACGGAAATGGTGCCGCTGCTGGAAGTTGAAGCCCAGGTGCAGGTCCATGGCATGACGAATATTTATCACTCCAAGCGCAAGCTGGTCGCAAGCTATATGTCTCATCAGGGCCGTCCGAGCGATGGCGGAAGCTTGGGCAAGGAGCGCGGCCTGTTCCTGATCGAAGCAGAGCGCCCGAATGAAAAGTTCCCGATCTATGAGGATGAGAACGGCACGCATATTATGAGTTCTGATGATATCTGCATCCTGGAGGATCTGCATTTTCTGCTGAAGGCCGGTGTGCACAGCCTGAAGATTGAAGGGCTGCTGAAGCCGGTTGCCTACAACGCAGCCGTCGTGAAGGCTTACCGTCATACGATTGACCTCTACGCGGCTGACCCGGAGGGCTATGTCTTCCAGGAGAGCTGGATGGATGGCATCCGGGCGCTGCAGGACCCTGAGCGCGAGCTGTCCTTCGGCTTCTTTTACAAGGAGCAGGTGTATTAA
- a CDS encoding ABC transporter permease: MSIRRISAIFEKDIKDLMKNAELLVMLTAPILFSLILNRSIHGKITITILYMIIGGIFTLVTSGTIMTMMAEEKEKKTLRGLIQSPASLLDIIIGKSLVTLIGTLITLTVSLLLVGIEPVMNFRAIIGLILLLLFFLLIGISMGLFANSLASVSVYLIPMTFLFGFTPQISTVGALDKGSIAVTIIDKFPIVQAMETHKTSSWLPLGILAIWVIGAAIITYVCFRKAMTDN; encoded by the coding sequence GTGAGCATTCGGCGAATAAGTGCCATTTTTGAAAAAGATATCAAAGACCTGATGAAAAACGCAGAGTTGTTAGTTATGTTGACGGCTCCAATCCTGTTCTCTTTAATTTTGAACCGGTCTATTCATGGGAAAATTACGATTACCATACTCTATATGATAATCGGGGGGATTTTCACCTTGGTTACGTCAGGCACCATTATGACTATGATGGCAGAGGAAAAAGAGAAGAAGACATTGCGTGGATTGATTCAGTCTCCTGCTTCGCTTCTGGATATTATTATTGGGAAGAGTCTGGTCACCCTAATAGGAACTTTGATTACCCTTACAGTGTCATTGCTCCTCGTGGGGATTGAGCCGGTAATGAACTTCAGGGCTATCATTGGACTAATTTTGTTGCTCTTGTTCTTTTTGTTGATTGGCATCAGCATGGGGTTATTCGCAAATTCGCTTGCCTCCGTATCCGTTTATTTGATACCGATGACTTTTTTGTTCGGTTTCACACCGCAGATTAGCACTGTGGGCGCTCTTGATAAAGGCAGCATAGCAGTTACCATCATCGATAAGTTTCCGATTGTGCAGGCGATGGAAACCCATAAAACCAGTTCGTGGCTACCACTCGGAATCCTGGCCATTTGGGTCATTGGCGCTGCAATCATTACGTATGTTTGTTTTCGAAAGGCTATGACGGACAACTAA
- a CDS encoding Acg family FMN-binding oxidoreductase has translation MSKRAKISMIILLSVVILLILLAGAVFTASGVFKKAKYLDPWKRDYVDQFEDPRVKLAAYGLLAPNGHNLQPWKIRLDKQNPLKFTLYTDSTRLALESDPLARQTMVSQGTFLEYLRVGGEQLGYQAAIRLFPEGEYDEQKLSGSMDQKPVAEITLSKAQPVANPLFDYMFLPDTNRMAYKPDPLTAEKRQRLEQTNADEGLKLIFLDAPEDIKKLGEYSLEGTDIETGLKRMNDESADIFRSNESQKNKYRSGFSFEGQGTTGVKKHLLQGMITIVPSFNNEEASTKLAVDAARTAAEHSPAYALILSKDNSRTSQVKAGMLYSRLLLAGHEQGLVMQPLSQVLEEYPEMKAPYTRIHQEYAPGGETIQFLIRLGQPAQDTPLSMRREVTDLIAD, from the coding sequence ATGAGCAAGCGCGCCAAAATATCTATGATTATCCTATTATCGGTTGTTATTCTGCTTATCCTGCTTGCCGGAGCGGTATTCACGGCGAGCGGCGTATTTAAGAAAGCCAAGTATCTGGACCCCTGGAAACGTGATTACGTTGACCAATTCGAAGATCCGAGAGTGAAGCTTGCGGCCTATGGCTTGCTTGCTCCCAACGGACACAATTTGCAGCCCTGGAAGATTCGTCTTGACAAGCAGAACCCGCTTAAGTTCACTTTGTATACGGACAGTACACGCCTCGCGCTGGAATCCGACCCGTTGGCCCGGCAAACCATGGTTTCCCAGGGTACCTTTCTGGAATATTTGAGGGTTGGCGGAGAACAGTTGGGCTATCAGGCGGCGATCAGGCTTTTTCCGGAAGGGGAATACGATGAGCAGAAGCTTAGCGGGAGTATGGACCAGAAGCCTGTAGCGGAAATAACACTGTCCAAGGCACAGCCTGTGGCTAATCCGTTGTTTGATTATATGTTTTTGCCGGATACCAACCGGATGGCTTATAAGCCCGACCCGTTGACTGCAGAGAAGCGCCAGCGTCTGGAACAGACCAATGCGGATGAGGGTTTGAAGTTAATCTTCCTGGATGCTCCGGAGGACATCAAGAAGCTGGGAGAATACAGTCTGGAGGGTACAGACATCGAAACCGGACTTAAGCGCATGAATGATGAGTCAGCAGATATTTTCCGTTCGAATGAGAGCCAGAAGAACAAATACCGGTCCGGTTTTTCGTTTGAGGGGCAAGGAACCACGGGCGTGAAAAAGCATCTGCTGCAAGGCATGATTACGATCGTCCCATCCTTTAATAATGAGGAAGCTTCGACGAAGCTCGCTGTCGATGCGGCCCGGACGGCAGCCGAACATTCTCCGGCGTATGCGCTGATTCTCAGCAAGGACAACAGCCGCACAAGTCAGGTAAAAGCAGGCATGCTCTACAGCCGGCTCCTTCTCGCCGGACATGAGCAGGGACTGGTGATGCAGCCGCTCAGCCAGGTGCTGGAGGAGTATCCGGAGATGAAGGCGCCGTATACCCGGATTCATCAGGAGTATGCTCCGGGTGGTGAAACAATCCAGTTTCTGATCCGCCTGGGCCAGCCGGCACAGGATACGCCGCTGAGCATGAGAAGGGAGGTTACCGACCTGATTGCAGACTGA
- the alaS gene encoding alanine--tRNA ligase gives MKASEIRSKWLQFFESKGHRIEPSASLVPHNDPSLLWINAGMAPLKAYFDGREIPENPRLTNSQKCIRTNDIENVGKTRRHHTFFEMLGNFSIGDYFKEEAITWAWEFLTGKEWIGFDPNRISVTVYAEDEEAFKLWNEKVGLPAERIIKLGDDNFWDIGEGPCGPCSEIFYDRGEAYGSDLSDPEMYPGGENERWLEVWNLVFSQFNHNKDGSYTPLPNKNIDTGAGLERFASILQDVDSNFDTDLFQPIIQKTAKLAGVTYKDNLEQDIALKVIADHIRTVTFAVGDGVLPSNEGRGYIIRRLLRRAVRYGKTLGLDRPFLFDLTETVGEVMGVYYPSVVENREYIAKIIRTEEERFHETLSDGLAILGEISAKAKADGRGAIAGADAFKLYDTYGFPFDLTEDFASEQGLTVDREGFDAAMQEQRDRARAARQDGGSMKVQGGPLAELTVKSEFVGYNDTVAESKLLAIVVDGELAETAGEGTDCQVILESTPFYAESGGQVSDTGLLTGGSVTAKVTGLFKAPHGQHVHLVTVEAGELRVGDSVRAEVNREQREDIVKNHTATHLLHKALKEVLGGHVNQAGSLVEGARLRFDFSHFGAITPEELSDIEHRVNAQIWRGLDVVIENKPIDEAKAMGAMALFGEKYGNIVRVVQVGDYSLELCGGIHVLNTSQIGIFKLVSESGIGSGVRRIEAVTGRYAYQFTESQLDLLKQSAGLLKSSLNDVPKRIEALHAQVRELSRENESLQSKLSATFAAELTSSVKTVGSGTQLLAVAVQAGNMDALRSTADELKSKLPDAVLVLGAAMDDKVNFVVSVPQNLVQKGFHAGKLVKEIAAVCGGGGGGRPDMAQAGGKDASKLGEALMKAEELVAALA, from the coding sequence ATGAAAGCAAGTGAAATCCGTTCCAAATGGCTGCAGTTTTTTGAGAGCAAAGGGCACCGCATCGAGCCGAGCGCATCGCTCGTGCCGCATAATGACCCGTCGCTGCTGTGGATCAACGCCGGGATGGCGCCGCTTAAGGCTTATTTTGACGGGCGGGAAATTCCGGAGAATCCGCGGCTGACCAACTCGCAGAAATGCATACGCACCAATGATATCGAGAATGTCGGTAAAACGCGCCGCCACCATACGTTTTTTGAGATGCTGGGCAACTTCTCCATCGGCGACTACTTCAAGGAAGAAGCGATTACCTGGGCTTGGGAGTTCCTGACCGGCAAGGAATGGATCGGCTTTGATCCGAACCGTATTTCCGTAACGGTATATGCCGAGGATGAAGAAGCGTTCAAGCTGTGGAATGAAAAAGTCGGACTGCCTGCAGAGCGCATCATCAAGCTGGGCGACGACAACTTCTGGGATATCGGAGAAGGCCCTTGCGGTCCTTGCTCGGAAATCTTCTATGACCGCGGCGAAGCCTACGGCAGCGACTTGTCCGATCCCGAAATGTATCCGGGCGGGGAAAATGAACGCTGGCTCGAAGTGTGGAACCTCGTATTCTCGCAGTTCAACCACAACAAAGACGGCAGCTATACGCCGCTTCCGAACAAGAACATTGATACAGGTGCCGGTCTGGAGCGCTTTGCATCCATTCTGCAGGATGTAGATTCCAACTTCGACACCGATCTGTTCCAGCCGATTATTCAGAAGACTGCGAAGCTTGCCGGTGTCACCTACAAAGACAATCTGGAGCAGGATATTGCGCTGAAGGTCATTGCCGACCACATCCGTACGGTAACGTTCGCCGTGGGTGACGGTGTGCTTCCTTCCAATGAAGGCCGCGGCTATATTATCCGCCGTCTGCTCCGCCGTGCAGTGCGGTACGGCAAGACGCTGGGTCTGGACCGTCCATTCCTGTTCGACCTTACCGAAACCGTAGGCGAAGTGATGGGGGTCTACTACCCGTCCGTAGTCGAGAACCGCGAATACATCGCCAAAATCATCCGCACCGAAGAAGAGCGTTTCCACGAAACGCTGTCCGACGGTCTGGCGATTCTGGGCGAAATCAGCGCCAAGGCTAAGGCTGACGGGCGGGGTGCCATCGCCGGTGCAGACGCGTTCAAGCTGTATGACACCTACGGCTTCCCGTTTGACCTGACCGAGGATTTTGCTTCCGAGCAAGGCCTTACCGTGGACCGGGAAGGCTTCGACGCTGCGATGCAGGAGCAGCGCGACCGTGCCAGAGCCGCCCGCCAGGACGGCGGCAGCATGAAGGTTCAAGGCGGACCGCTGGCTGAGCTGACGGTTAAAAGTGAATTTGTTGGATATAATGACACCGTAGCAGAATCTAAACTATTGGCTATTGTTGTAGACGGCGAACTGGCGGAGACCGCAGGCGAAGGTACCGACTGCCAGGTAATTCTCGAATCAACGCCATTCTATGCCGAAAGCGGCGGCCAGGTCAGCGATACCGGCCTTCTGACCGGAGGTTCGGTCACGGCCAAGGTAACCGGGCTGTTCAAGGCTCCGCATGGCCAGCATGTTCACCTGGTCACTGTAGAAGCCGGTGAGCTGAGAGTAGGCGACAGCGTCCGTGCTGAAGTGAACCGTGAGCAGCGCGAGGACATTGTGAAGAATCACACGGCAACACACCTGCTGCACAAAGCGCTCAAAGAAGTGCTCGGCGGTCATGTGAATCAAGCCGGTTCTTTAGTAGAAGGCGCACGTCTGCGTTTTGACTTCTCGCATTTCGGAGCCATTACGCCGGAAGAGCTGAGCGACATCGAGCACCGGGTAAATGCGCAAATCTGGCGCGGCCTGGATGTGGTCATTGAGAACAAGCCGATTGACGAGGCCAAAGCTATGGGGGCGATGGCACTTTTCGGTGAGAAATACGGCAATATCGTCCGCGTGGTCCAGGTAGGCGATTACAGCCTGGAGCTGTGCGGCGGTATCCATGTTTTGAACACCTCACAGATCGGTATCTTCAAGCTGGTCAGCGAGAGCGGCATTGGCTCCGGTGTACGCCGGATCGAAGCGGTCACCGGACGTTATGCGTACCAGTTCACCGAAAGCCAGCTGGATCTGCTTAAGCAATCGGCAGGACTGCTGAAATCTTCATTAAACGATGTACCGAAGCGGATTGAAGCCCTGCATGCCCAGGTGCGTGAACTGTCACGCGAAAATGAATCCCTGCAGTCCAAGCTGAGCGCTACCTTTGCAGCCGAGCTAACCAGCAGTGTGAAAACAGTAGGCAGCGGAACACAACTGCTCGCGGTTGCCGTTCAAGCCGGCAATATGGACGCACTGCGCTCCACGGCCGATGAACTGAAATCCAAGCTGCCGGATGCCGTGCTGGTGCTGGGCGCAGCTATGGACGACAAAGTCAACTTTGTCGTATCGGTTCCGCAGAACCTCGTCCAAAAAGGCTTCCACGCCGGTAAGCTGGTGAAGGAAATCGCCGCAGTATGCGGCGGCGGGGGCGGCGGACGTCCGGATATGGCGCAAGCCGGAGGCAAGGACGCTTCCAAGCTGGGCGAAGCCCTTATGAAGGCAGAAGAGCTTGTAGCCGCATTGGCTTAA
- a CDS encoding DUF1292 domain-containing protein, with product MTNEQIGQEEEPEIIYIPDEEGNEEEFEVIMKFEVDGSDAKYMMVVPLDSEDEESDEVYAFRYEEDGDDLQLFMIENDEEWAIVEETFNTLVDELDGGAGND from the coding sequence TTGACAAACGAGCAGATTGGCCAAGAAGAAGAACCGGAAATTATCTATATTCCCGACGAGGAAGGTAATGAAGAGGAATTTGAGGTCATTATGAAGTTTGAAGTTGACGGTTCGGATGCCAAGTATATGATGGTGGTTCCGCTGGATTCCGAGGATGAAGAGAGCGATGAAGTGTACGCGTTCCGTTATGAAGAAGACGGTGACGATCTTCAGCTCTTTATGATCGAGAATGACGAGGAATGGGCGATTGTTGAGGAGACCTTCAATACATTGGTGGATGAGCTGGACGGAGGAGCGGGGAATGACTGA
- a CDS encoding LytTR family transcriptional regulator DNA-binding domain-containing protein — translation MAPFVINQEILTSGAFSPFYLAVGDCQATAIYSDPDIQNELVKDLRSSTDIPVFDHQDGLYMRLTVENNIAFFHKWFGCREPLSEILVRFELQHDAKKPLNKCSKSEIRRVCFAKYYMSGVPSAVFCEPIHGVDIKTIHTFVRMLQTMKEQPAAVLILVSNLEHALLVGDVVYKLQPSGIKPIETEEDAATPEPESAAAPAFAKLFKISAKVDEKMILFDPPEIDYIESQDGKAMIVINNEKYALDATMMEIEKKLEAYGFYRCHRSYIVNLQKVREIITWSKNAYSLRIDNKIQSTIPLSRTKIQDIQEKFNLE, via the coding sequence ATGGCACCTTTCGTCATTAATCAAGAGATACTAACCAGCGGGGCGTTCTCCCCGTTTTACCTAGCCGTAGGCGATTGCCAAGCTACGGCTATTTACAGTGATCCCGATATACAGAATGAACTGGTAAAGGACCTGCGCAGCAGTACAGACATCCCGGTTTTTGATCATCAGGATGGATTGTATATGCGTCTTACGGTTGAAAACAATATTGCCTTTTTCCACAAATGGTTCGGGTGCAGGGAGCCGCTATCTGAAATTCTTGTCCGGTTTGAACTGCAACACGATGCGAAGAAACCGCTGAACAAGTGTTCGAAATCCGAAATCCGGCGCGTCTGCTTTGCCAAATATTATATGAGTGGCGTTCCATCAGCGGTGTTCTGCGAGCCCATCCACGGCGTCGATATTAAGACCATCCATACCTTTGTCCGAATGCTTCAAACCATGAAAGAACAGCCGGCAGCCGTGCTTATTTTAGTATCCAACCTGGAACACGCACTGTTAGTTGGGGACGTTGTATACAAGCTTCAGCCAAGCGGCATCAAGCCCATTGAAACAGAAGAGGACGCCGCAACGCCTGAGCCAGAAAGCGCAGCTGCGCCGGCGTTTGCAAAGCTGTTCAAGATTTCAGCAAAAGTGGACGAAAAGATGATTTTGTTCGACCCGCCTGAAATTGATTACATCGAAAGCCAGGATGGCAAGGCGATGATCGTCATTAACAACGAGAAATATGCGTTGGATGCTACCATGATGGAGATCGAAAAGAAATTGGAGGCTTACGGATTTTATCGCTGCCACCGTTCCTACATCGTGAATCTGCAGAAGGTACGCGAGATTATAACCTGGTCAAAAAATGCCTATTCGCTCCGGATCGATAACAAGATTCAATCGACTATTCCGCTATCACGAACCAAAATTCAGGATATTCAGGAGAAATTCAACCTGGAATAG
- the mltG gene encoding endolytic transglycosylase MltG — MKAAIRTVLIIILLLAALGGGGAWYVWNGMQPVEPGQPVTFTIEKGMGSSEIADLLEENGIIRKGLFFKGYLKWVKEGSSFKAGTYTAAPGDTYDALIARLNAGDVVKKATVVFTIPEGYTARQIADKLAAAWNQKPEVFLKIIDSGAGLEAVSRLGIPEDSQLRHRLEGYLFPETYELVKESTPEQVVEAMLEQLEKKLDSVGGWQAKLKERGLSLHELLTVASLVEREVVVDRERPIVAGVIYNRLDKGQKLEIDATVQYLLDKQKERLYEKDLKVDSPYNTYKNEGLPPGPISSPGLASIKAALEPEASDYYFYVTKKDGSQGHLFGKTYKEHLANIKKSEQN, encoded by the coding sequence TTGAAAGCCGCAATCCGTACGGTGCTCATTATCATCCTATTGCTGGCAGCATTGGGGGGAGGGGGAGCCTGGTACGTCTGGAATGGCATGCAGCCCGTGGAGCCGGGCCAACCGGTAACGTTTACGATAGAGAAGGGGATGGGCAGCTCGGAAATTGCTGATCTGCTCGAAGAAAACGGCATTATACGCAAAGGTTTGTTTTTTAAAGGCTACTTGAAATGGGTCAAGGAAGGCTCCAGCTTCAAGGCCGGCACGTATACCGCTGCTCCCGGGGATACCTATGATGCACTTATTGCCCGTCTGAATGCAGGGGACGTGGTGAAGAAGGCTACAGTGGTCTTTACGATTCCTGAAGGATATACCGCCAGGCAGATTGCCGACAAGCTTGCTGCCGCCTGGAATCAGAAGCCTGAAGTATTCCTGAAAATAATAGATTCGGGGGCGGGGCTTGAAGCCGTAAGCAGGCTGGGGATTCCTGAGGACAGCCAGCTGCGGCACCGCCTGGAGGGCTACTTGTTCCCGGAAACGTATGAGCTGGTGAAGGAGAGCACCCCGGAGCAGGTTGTTGAAGCGATGCTGGAGCAGCTTGAGAAGAAGCTGGACTCGGTCGGGGGCTGGCAGGCCAAGCTCAAGGAACGCGGACTTTCCCTGCATGAGCTGCTGACGGTGGCTTCGCTTGTGGAGCGGGAGGTTGTAGTGGACCGTGAGCGTCCGATTGTGGCCGGGGTGATCTATAACAGGCTGGATAAAGGGCAGAAGCTGGAGATCGACGCAACTGTCCAGTACCTCCTGGATAAGCAGAAGGAGCGGCTGTATGAGAAGGATCTGAAGGTAGACAGCCCTTATAATACGTATAAAAATGAAGGGCTCCCGCCGGGGCCGATCAGCAGCCCCGGACTTGCTTCCATCAAGGCTGCGCTTGAGCCGGAAGCTTCGGATTATTATTTCTATGTGACGAAAAAGGACGGCTCACAAGGCCATTTATTCGGCAAAACCTACAAGGAACATTTAGCCAATATCAAAAAAAGTGAACAAAATTAG
- a CDS encoding IreB family regulatory phosphoprotein, producing the protein MDSMDKTVKFNVKGDEKEASSEEILLAVYDALVEKEYHPINQIVGYLISGDPAYIPRHNNARSLVRRKERDELIEELVRFYLVNHRVDNPK; encoded by the coding sequence ATGGACTCCATGGACAAAACGGTCAAATTCAATGTGAAGGGCGATGAGAAGGAAGCTTCTTCCGAGGAAATCCTGCTCGCAGTATACGATGCGCTGGTGGAGAAGGAATATCATCCCATCAATCAGATCGTAGGGTATCTTATTTCCGGAGATCCGGCTTATATTCCGCGCCATAACAATGCGAGAAGTTTGGTCCGGAGAAAAGAACGTGATGAGCTGATTGAGGAACTGGTTCGATTCTACCTCGTCAATCACCGGGTGGATAATCCGAAATGA
- the ruvX gene encoding Holliday junction resolvase RuvX: MKMLGLDYGDRRIGVATSDIFGWTAQALETIERRGNGNEFERIRELVKEHEIGEIVVGLPKNMNGSVGPRGEICIEFADQLREELKMPVHLWDERLTTVSAERMLIEGDVSRKKRKGIVDKMAAALILQNFLDANSKR, translated from the coding sequence ATGAAGATGCTGGGTCTGGATTACGGCGACCGTAGAATCGGAGTCGCCACAAGCGATATTTTCGGCTGGACGGCGCAAGCTCTGGAGACGATTGAACGGCGCGGAAACGGCAATGAGTTTGAGCGTATCCGCGAACTGGTCAAGGAGCATGAGATTGGAGAGATTGTGGTCGGCCTTCCGAAGAATATGAACGGCTCAGTAGGACCCCGTGGTGAGATCTGTATCGAATTTGCCGATCAGCTGCGGGAAGAGCTCAAAATGCCCGTACACCTTTGGGATGAGCGTCTGACGACGGTATCCGCCGAACGGATGCTGATTGAAGGGGACGTCAGCCGGAAGAAACGCAAAGGGATTGTGGACAAAATGGCCGCAGCCCTGATTTTGCAAAATTTTTTGGATGCTAACAGTAAAAGGTGA
- a CDS encoding CPBP family intramembrane glutamic endopeptidase, with protein MSSPSKSTIPQARPGWPEILTALALYLIGIVMLGLWMSQIPDEQAILRINIGGVGNGLVGLAALFAAYALRVRDLRAFGFRVPERKWLLVGAALGVAAFGGCFIIEGVYFHFITEPNNQADFQTAAQGGALSLFILIISGAILTPLGEEFVFRGVIANALNRYGAWAGVVGSAAIFGVVHGFNVILFDAFMVGILTGILFRKTGSIWPGVMVHIVYNGLNLLYYSTL; from the coding sequence ATGAGTAGCCCTTCCAAGTCCACTATCCCCCAAGCCCGGCCTGGCTGGCCTGAGATCCTAACTGCACTGGCTCTCTATCTGATCGGCATTGTTATGCTCGGTCTTTGGATGTCGCAAATCCCTGATGAGCAAGCCATCTTGCGAATTAACATCGGGGGTGTAGGCAATGGTCTCGTTGGCCTCGCCGCCTTGTTCGCAGCCTACGCCCTGCGGGTTCGCGATCTGCGCGCTTTTGGTTTCCGGGTGCCCGAACGGAAATGGCTGCTTGTGGGAGCCGCCCTCGGTGTTGCCGCGTTCGGCGGATGCTTCATTATAGAAGGGGTGTATTTTCACTTCATCACCGAGCCGAACAACCAAGCAGACTTTCAGACGGCGGCGCAAGGCGGCGCGCTCTCACTCTTCATTCTGATTATCAGTGGCGCCATCCTCACACCGCTCGGCGAAGAGTTTGTATTCCGTGGCGTTATTGCCAATGCGCTGAACCGTTACGGAGCATGGGCCGGCGTGGTCGGCAGCGCTGCGATCTTCGGCGTCGTTCATGGATTCAACGTCATCCTGTTCGACGCATTCATGGTCGGCATCCTGACAGGCATACTGTTCCGTAAGACGGGCTCCATCTGGCCCGGGGTCATGGTGCATATAGTGTATAACGGCCTCAATCTTCTCTACTATTCTACGCTATAG
- a CDS encoding zinc-binding dehydrogenase yields MIRAIVSDPNSPSNLTIQEVAPPQAQPWESIVEVHAISLNRGEIKDAVNQRTSSRLGWDFAGVVAKSAEMGNGPKAGARVVGLLPMGAWGERIAVPSSALAEIPDNVRFAEAAALPVAGLTALNALRKGGLLLGKRVLITGSTGGVGLFAHQLAKLSGAFNVGIASTEEKAELVLEAGANEVLVGASVPSHVSQFGPFDLIIDSVGGDTLAALVQQLALQGSCIAVGFSSSPSSTLDMSNFITSGGRTLYGFFLGEELTRHPAASDLAILTNLVSTGCLKPKIAVEAPWTEISGVARQLLDRNISGKAVLHLK; encoded by the coding sequence ATGATACGTGCGATAGTTAGTGATCCAAATTCCCCGTCTAATTTAACCATTCAAGAGGTAGCCCCTCCTCAAGCACAGCCTTGGGAATCTATTGTAGAGGTGCATGCCATTTCTCTGAACCGCGGGGAAATAAAAGATGCCGTCAACCAAAGGACTTCTTCCCGGCTTGGCTGGGATTTTGCCGGAGTGGTAGCAAAATCAGCTGAGATGGGGAATGGTCCCAAAGCAGGAGCACGTGTGGTTGGTTTATTACCCATGGGTGCCTGGGGCGAACGGATTGCCGTCCCTTCCTCTGCTCTTGCTGAAATTCCTGACAACGTTAGGTTTGCTGAAGCCGCTGCTCTGCCAGTTGCTGGTTTGACAGCACTGAATGCACTGCGAAAAGGAGGTCTGCTGCTTGGCAAGCGCGTGCTCATCACAGGATCGACGGGAGGCGTTGGATTGTTTGCTCATCAGCTGGCCAAATTATCCGGAGCCTTCAATGTCGGAATAGCCAGTACAGAAGAAAAAGCTGAACTCGTGCTGGAAGCCGGAGCTAATGAAGTCCTTGTTGGTGCTTCAGTTCCTTCACATGTGAGCCAATTCGGACCATTTGACTTAATTATTGACTCAGTAGGCGGCGATACACTTGCTGCTTTGGTACAGCAGCTTGCCCTACAAGGTTCCTGCATAGCAGTGGGATTTTCCTCATCACCTTCGTCAACACTTGATATGAGTAATTTCATAACCAGCGGTGGACGAACGCTGTACGGATTTTTTCTCGGTGAGGAGCTCACACGTCACCCGGCTGCATCCGATCTGGCTATTCTGACTAACCTGGTCTCAACCGGTTGTTTGAAACCGAAAATCGCTGTCGAAGCACCATGGACAGAAATTAGCGGCGTTGCCCGGCAACTCTTGGACAGAAACATTTCCGGCAAGGCAGTGCTTCACCTTAAATAA
- a CDS encoding DUF1292 domain-containing protein, giving the protein MTDFSADQVVWTSKLKEAYGETVELEDEQGKSSIYDIIAEFEVGSRAYAVLAGSGKGAEQEILRIVVSPDGLPELESIVDDEEWEDVSELYDELTFPADESD; this is encoded by the coding sequence ATGACTGATTTTTCCGCCGATCAGGTGGTTTGGACTTCCAAACTCAAAGAAGCATATGGAGAAACAGTAGAACTGGAAGACGAGCAGGGCAAATCTTCCATTTACGATATTATTGCCGAGTTTGAAGTCGGCAGCCGCGCGTATGCGGTGCTGGCCGGTTCCGGGAAAGGCGCCGAACAGGAGATTCTGCGGATTGTGGTATCTCCTGACGGGCTTCCTGAACTGGAGAGTATCGTGGATGATGAGGAATGGGAAGATGTCTCCGAATTGTATGACGAGCTGACTTTTCCCGCTGACGAGAGCGATTAA